In Euphorbia lathyris chromosome 9, ddEupLath1.1, whole genome shotgun sequence, the following are encoded in one genomic region:
- the LOC136205947 gene encoding uncharacterized protein — protein MMRLLNVLVWKGKKRKIWLPMQMGRKMKKKKRVKVEQTNSKDDEVQNNARDCKRRRKKIENVHVTLNLEGGKEEKDLVVDVLCEADAYVKALKSKTKKDLVVSPYFKQVEVEQMKSKDEEVQNNALNFEEGKHDIVSQEKATKKTNKSKRNCHMEAEMEVRDAEKPTEQYGVLEDDGHLTKRRAPANGLSFEDVLAKYTYKRKTEDNTMRPPRFEVGLLQEDHAHDPWRVLLICMLLNCTSGKQVKGVIADFFALCPDAKAASQATQEEIEKIIQPLGLHKKRAMMIHACRRSIWGRSGLMSLSFVVSERFRKRRPNRSASDEGRSTLDGGMDGRDP, from the exons ATGATGAGGTTGCTGAATGTATTAGTCTGGAAGGGAAAGAAGAGAAAGATTTGGTTGCCGATGCAAATGGgaaggaagatgaaaaagaagaagagagtaAAAGTAGAACAGACGAATTCCAAGGATGATGAAGTTCAAAACAATGCTCGTGATTGCAagaggagaaggaagaagattgAAAATGTTCATGTTACTCTTAATTTGGAAGGGGGGAAAGAAGAGAAAGATCTGGTTGTTGATGTGTTATGCGAAGCTGATGCCTATGTGAAGGCGTTGAAGAGTAAAACGAAGAAAGACCTAGTTGTTTCTCCCTATTTTAAGCAAGTAGAAGTGGAACAGATGAAATCCAAGGATGAGGAAGTTCAAAACAATGCTCTTAATTTCGAAGAGGGAAAACATGACATTGTCAGCCAGGAGAAGGCAACAAAGAAGACGAACAAGAGTAAAAGGAACTGTCATATGGAGGCAGAAATGGAAGTAAGAGATGCAGAGAAGCCGACAGAACAATATGGTGTCCTTGAGGATGATGGACATTTGACTAAGAGAAGAGCTCCTGCAAATGGACTGAGTTTTGAAGATGTGCTAGccaaatatacatataaaagaaaaactGAAGATAACACAATGAGGCCACCGCGATTTGAAGTTGGACTTCTGCAAGAGGATCATGCTCATGATCCTTGGAGAGTGTTGTTGATATGTATGCTCCTTAATTGCACATCCGGCAAACAG GTTAAGGGAGTTATAGCAGATTTTTTTGCATTGTGTCCTGATGCAAAGGCTGCATCTCAGGCAACACAAGAAGAGATTGAGAAGATTATACAACCTTTAGGTTTGCATAAGAAGAGGGCAATGATGATACACGCATGTCGGAGGAGTATCTGGGGGAGGAGTGGACTCATGTCACTCAGCTTCGTGGTATCGGAAA GGTTTCGGAAACGACGACCTAACAGATCCGCGTCGGACGAAGGCAGATCGACGCTAGACGGAGGCATGGACGGCAGAGATCCATGA